In Vitis vinifera cultivar Pinot Noir 40024 chromosome 11, ASM3070453v1, a genomic segment contains:
- the LOC100265713 gene encoding beta-amyrin 28-monooxygenase-like, with product MRTASVQQLITQEKKKGKRKCLMVSFDLLYSNLIFCLLFSAIASIQMIMQQSDMELLLLSFLLLMALSLSFWIRFFVHKLEKSSGINLPPGKMGFPFIGESLEFLRMGRKGTPERFIQDRMAKYSTQIFKTCLLGEPTAVVCGAAGNKLLFSNENKLVTSWWPRSVEKIFPSSLQTSTKEESMKTRKLLPAFLKPEALQKYVGIMDSIAKWHLDNHWDLNETVTVFPLAKQYTFMVACRLFLSIDDPKHIAKFANPFHILAAGVMSIPINFPGTPFNRAIKAADSVRKELRAIIKQRKIQVLAGKSSSSKHDILSHMLTTTDENGQFLNEMDIADKILGLLIGGHDTASAVITFIIKYLAELPQVYNEVLKEQMEVAAGKKSGEMLDWEDIQKMKYSWNVANEVMRLAPPLQGSFREAITDFTYAGFSIPKGWKLYWSTNATHKNPDYFPDPEKFDPSRFEGNGPIPYTYVPFGGGPRMCPGKEYARLEILVFIHNVVRRFSWYKLHPNEDVIVDPMPMPAKGLPIRLRHH from the exons ATGCGTACAGCAAGCGTGCAACAATTAATTactcaggaaaaaaaaaaaggaaaaaggaagtgCCTCATGGTCTCTTTTGATCTCCTATATAGCAACCTAATCTTCTGCTTATTATTCAGTGCCATTGCTTCCATTCAGATGATCATGCAGCAAAGCGACATGGAGCTCTTGCTCCTCTCCTTTCTCCTCCTcatggctctctctctctctttttggaTTCGCTTCTTTGTCCATAAACTCGAAAAAAGCAGTGGTATTAACCTGCCTCCAGGGAAAATGGGTTTTCCATTCATTGGTGAAAGTCTAGAATTCCTTCGGATGGGCAGGAAGGGAACCCCTGAAAGGTTCATTCAAGATAGGATGGCCAAATACTCAACCCAGATCTTCAAAACTTGCTTACTCGGAGAACCAACTGCAGTTGTGTGTGGGGCTGCTGGAAACAAGTTGTTGTTCTCCAACGAGAACAAGCTTGTTACTTCATGGTGGCCGCGCTCTGTGGAGAAGATATTTCCCTCTTCTCTTCAGACTTCGACCAAAGAAGAGTCCATGAAAACTCGTAAGTTGCTTCCAGCCTTTCTCAAACCCGAGGCGTTGCAAAAGTATGTGGGGATCATGGATTCCATAGCGAAGTGGCATTTGGATAACCACTGGGACTTGAATGAAACCGTTACTGTTTTCCCTCTTGCCAAGCAATACACCTTCATGGTGGCTTGTAGATTGTTCTTGAGCATAGATGACCCTAAGCACATTGCAAAATTCGCTAACCCATTTCATATTTTGGCTGCTGGGGTCATGTCAATACCTATAAACTTCCCTGGGACCCCATTCAACCGTGCTATCAAGGCTGCGGATTCCGTAAGAAAGGAGCTCAGAGCAATAATCAAGCAAAGGAAAATTCAAGTTTTAGCGGGGAAAAGTTCATCCTCTAAGCATGATATACTGTCCCATATGCTCACCACAACAGATGAGAATGGACAGTTCTTGAATGAGATGGACATTGCGGATAAGATACTTGGTTTGCTAATTGGTGGCCATGACACTGCAAGTGCTGTCATAACTTTCATCATCAAGTATCTTGCAGAGTTGCCACAAGTCTACAATGAGGTTTTAAAGG AGCAAATGGAGGTTGCAGCCGGGAAGAAAAGTGGAGAGATGCTTGATTGGGAGGACATACAAAAGATGAAGTATTCATGGAATGTGGCAAATGAAGTAATGAGGCTGGCACCACCACTTCAAGGTAGTTTCCGAGAGGCCATAACTGACTTCACCTATGCTGGTTTCTCCATTCCCAAAGGGTGGAAG TTGTACTGGAGCACAAATGCAACACACAAGAACCCTGACTACTTCCCTGATCCGGAGAAATTTGATCCTTCAAGGTTTGAAGGAAATGGACCCATTCCTTACACCTATGTTCCTTTCGGAGGAGGACCACGAATGTGCCCTGGGAAAGAGTATGCTCGTTTGGAAATACTTGTTTTCATACACAATGTTGTGAGACGGTTCAGTTGGTATAAACTGCATCCAAATGAAGATGTCATAGTGGATCCAATGCCAATGCCTGCAAAAGGACTTCCCATTCGCCTTCGTCACCATTAA